The genomic region attattatttttattattattattattattatgattattatacTGGCtatattttacaaaatgtacCTTTAACGCCAATTCTGATAATTAAATAATAGCGGTTTTCTAACCGGCAAAAATGCTCTGGGAAGATGTAAAGACTTTTTTTTGACAACAGGTATTCATTGATTATTCAAAGCCAACAACTGGCAGATTAATTAATCACGGGCGTAACATTTGGTCCTGTCCCCTCATCcctgcgcatgtgtgtgtgcagttaaATGTACCCCCACGGAATAACTACAAGTCAACAACATTTCTTTCCGTCTTCCTgcgtctctttgtctctccccTCTGAGTCATCAGCCTCGTCTGCGTACGAGCAGTGAGCATTGCGAGGTCTCTGAGATCAGATGAGTATGTGCTGGAGATTTATGTCTTTCCCTCTCTGGTGGGAGAGCTGGCTTTAATTACGTTCTGCCTGCTCTGGGGTTGATGtgacccagcagcagcagtctgcgCTCGTTCTCTCGGGACAAACAGATTGTTTGACTTGTCATGTCTGAGAAGGCCAGTCACACAGTCTCTGTGTAGTTTCCCTGTACAGCACCCTCCCAGCTTGCCCTAGGCTCTGCTGTCCCCTTGACTCAGAGGTTGTTGCGTGCGGGGTCAAGTGCAGCCTTGTTATATAGTTTAATTCAGTTCTGCACTGTGCTGAGGCTGAGTCCACCCGGAGGAAGGAAAcctcctgtgttgtgttgtcacgCCTTTCACCTCATTTGAAACAATGAGGAACGCTGGCGGGGCCGAGAGAAAGTGGACAGACCTGCTTTTGGTTTAGTTGTGACCTACAGTTTATCTTTAGACGTCTTTTAGACAATTATATATCAAAACAGATTGTACTTGTATTTTACTTACTTGAGGATTACATCATTTGTCAAACACGTCTGTTTTCCAGCTGTTTATTTTGTCCTCGTACGATCAAGTCAAGTGCAcacttctgttttcatgttgtttcaGGGTCGCTGCCAGGGCGCTGCTTTTTGAAAATGCCTCCTCGCCCCAGTCTGTTCCTGTTGGAAGGTGCCGTACAAACGCGACACCGTCTACCACAGATTCCCCTGATTAATCCCACTCTGatcccattaaaaaaaaaaaaactgccatgACATtgcctgtttttgttgtctttgtagGGATGCCAAGGCGATGTATTCGTGTGAGGCGGAGCACAGCCACGAGCTCAGCTTCCCCCAGGGGGCGCACTTCTCAAACGGTGAGGCGAACATTTCAGACGGTTACTTTGCTGCAGAAGTGCTCCCAACATCACACATGCCTCCTTGCGTAGGATGATAGGACATCGGGTAGTGTACACAGACAGTCTGGTGTGTCCTGGCAGCACACAGCCACACTTGGCTAATTCCCCGTGTTTTGCGGAGGCATAAAATAATGTTGCTCCTAGCATGAAACCCCCTTATCCACTGCTAAACAGACCCAGGATATTTTATTGCCTCTTGCCTTTTCCATGAAGAGACGACTTGGCCCTCGACCAGCGCTGACAGGTCACTGTAACCTAGAGATTGACGGCACCAGGGCCTGTTCCCTGTTAACAGAgccagcagaggcagcagccaAAAGCAAAAAACGTCAACAAACGCTCCCTACCACTTACCAGCAGGCAGGGCGCTTTTATTGCTCTCTACGTTAACAGggttttttctctctgcagccttATTCAGCATAACTGTGCCAGATGGTTGTGGCTGATCATTTTGAAAGCTGTTCCCCCGTAATTTTGATGCATCTCAGCAACGACTCATcttcttgtttttgtggtttAAACTGATGTAAGGCGAGGCATCCTGTTTCAAGCCTGCTAAAATCCTCTGTAGGGACTGACTCcggccccctttttttttcttcgacTCACTGAGTCTGAGAAGAACTGTGACCAAATACAGGCTCGGTGATTATAATCAGGTTACACTTgatcagtggttctcaaactgCCCCTGCAGCGGGGGCATGGATGAGCAGGGGGGAACGAAATATAATTTATGTtgggaaaataaacaaacttgcTGATTGATATCGCCCTGACCTTTATTTCTCTGAAATTCAACTTGAATCCTTTTATATTAGCGGCTTTTTCCTGATGCTTGATGAAGTTTTACGGGAGGTCTGCAGGAGATCAAGAGTCTgtttctctccctgtcttcaaTTAAATgatcttttctctttcctttttttgtcctcTAGTCTACCCCTCTGTTGAGCCGGGCTGGCTCCAGGCAACGTTCGAAGGAAGAACGGGTTTAATCCCTGAGAATTATGTCGTCTTCCTCTAACAAACTGGTAAACATGGCATCTTTTTCATGGTatccatggaaaaaaaataataataataatgcaccATGTGGTTGACTGAGTTGTTCCTGTTGTTGCGGGTGACTGACATTTCTGCAGCAGTAATTGCTTGACCAGACCCAGAAGTAcagaggctaaaaaaaaaaaatgttttacctccTTTGGTTTGTTTTGAGAATCCGAGATTTTTTATGTTAGGAAGAAATAATTATGATATTATTGTTAGGTGTAAATATATTACCCATCGACtgcactgatgttttttttttaatcccagTATTAACCAACAGAATCACAAAACAATCACATCCCATTTAACAAAGACTTCCTCTCAGAAATATATCTCCCTATTATATCAACACAACAGTTGCTGATGGAAAACTGTAGTTtcataaaccttttttttattagctgttaatcgaggaaaaaaaaaactgtgattttgaAATAAGGCAACTAGTCTAATCTATAAGGATCTAGTAGAGAAAGCGTAATGGGTTTGCACCTTAACTTTCATGTTTATGGCCTGTGATCATTGTTCATCCACTGaaactcactgctgcagtgcaCTTTCTGGATCGCTACACGGTACTGTACGGTACTTTAACGCTCATGAGTTCTTCTGAAGTCGCTAATCCAAAAAATATTTGCTACTCGTAAACTGTTTATTACTATAAATTATCGCTTCAGATATATGCTGTATGTAAagatgtgggttttttttataatgctaTGAATGCTATGTTCATGAGGTGGAGCCTCCACCTTCAATACCTGTTGTGGTACTGTAGTCACTGGTACACTGGTGTACTAGTAATAGACATGTATCAGAATATTATTATGTTAtagatgcttttttttaatatttaattttctgttACTGTCACagtaataaacatttcaatAGTACAAAGTCAATAGTTATCTCAAAAGGTAGCTTCAGTGatacattttctcaaaaaaaaaaaaaaaaaaacagataaaagaaagaaactaaCCAACAGCCTGTTCACTCCTCAGTTATtacaaaaatgagaaattacTCCAAGGTTAAAACTTTCTCTGCTGCCCCGAAAATGTATTTGTGAAGGTGTTTGAGTTATTGCCAAGATCACCATGTTCTTTttccatttacatttttaagaatGCAACGTGGCCTTGGGATAATACTCCCTTACAGTCCGAAATATGCAGGGGCATATCGCGGAAATGATACTCACATCCTGAATATGTAACATTAgcatccttcttttttttttttttttttttaaatatggcGAGCTTGTTTCCTTGCAATCATCTACTGTATCTTGACAGTGCATAAAcatgtcttaaaataaaaacagtgtgaTTTATGACAGCGGTGGTCCAACTTGTTTGTCATTTCTGCATGTTGAGCCACATATTTTAAAGGATTTCTCAACATTGttaattattttctattttttaatgAACTACTGCACTCTTTCTGTTACATGCATCCCATTatcacctgcagctgtgtgtattTAGATGCAGATCAAGGTTCAGacttttaaaagttaaaggttttattaaaagaaaacaaatttagGGCGTTGTTCATCCCCGGCGAGAGATGTGTGCCTTTTGAGTTATTTCTAATCAGCATAAGCTCACAGTaagtcatttgttttgtttgtttttccacaaataTTTCAGAGATCGTTATCTTCTCCTCCCTGAAGTCGGTGCAGTGAGTCACTCCGCAGTCACcctaaaataatttaatcattaGTTTGAGTGGGTGCTGTCAGTTGCTCCTACATTTTTCTTCTATTAAGAATAAAGTGTCGATGAGAAACactgttttcacagtttttgtATGTGCTTTTCCTCTGTTGCAgcttcagttaaaaaaaatatcagtatCTCTAGTGGTTCCCAATACCTTTTATTGAGCTTTATTGATTGATGCCTCTGaattattaatattcatgtactaaaaaacatactttaaGGAACATGTTTCACCTCATGAAGTAGAAGAGCTTAACACCATTAGATGCAATTTGCCAAAGAAATAATGACTACAAAAGCGAAAGGCTGTGAAAAAATCCAGTAATCGACACGTCAGGAGTCCAGTCACAGGACGTCTCCGCAGAGATTGTGGCGTCTGTGCTGGAGTCGTCACTTGGTGTGGAACAAAAGCGGCCTCACCATGCCGGCCAGGACCTTCGGAAGCTGGGAGGCGatgacctctgacatcatctCTGGAAACTCCACTTTCATGGCGTCTGCCTGGATGAAGGTGGTCAGACAGAACAGGTTGACCTTCTTCACTATCTGCGAGAGAGGAGACATTCATGTTCGTCTTGGTTCTCATTAAATCCACCCCCAGATTTAAGACATGAATTATCGCCGCACTGACCTCATGCATGGCGTCCATCAGTTTGGTGAGGTGGTAGAACCGCTGCGAGCTCGCCACCAAGCCCTTCTCCCTGCCGTGGATAGCCTTGGTCAGCTCCCGGATGTAGCTTTGTCTCATCTCTTCAAATGCCCCCTGACTTTTGAGTCCTTCAAGAGGCACtgagagcagacagggaaaaaaaaaaaacatttcaaacaatcATTTCTCCATTTAGGGTAattgtagaaacatggcagactcCATGGAAACAAACCTCCAGGAAGAGCACCATGCTTAGAAGCCAATATGACAAAGTGACTAAACCAAGTAATAACCACCTCATCTGACGCAGcggcctaaaaaaaaaaaaaaacttttttccatAAGAAGCGGCTGTAAAACGATGGGCAATGTGTCACAACCCCCGCAAAATGACTCATATTGTCAACAGAAATCTGATCAATGCAgtctgagaaaaactgtaaagttGAGAAGAGCCACTTCCTTCTGTAGATAATAAAGACTTATTCCAATCTAATGAAAGCATAACTCTCAGTTTCGGtactgatgaaaacaaaatcacgACTAATATATCACCTCTGGCAGCATAGGCCTCCCGTAGCCCTCTAAAACCtccacactgcacctttaaatgtagTAAAGCACTAAGGAACTGTAACAGGAGTTCCAGTCAACAATGGGGGTTTTAGAAGAAACATGCTgctattaaaaaataatgatttcaaGTCAAGTGTAAAACCAGGACTTGATAGCAGCCGCTACATAAATCTTTTTCAAGGTCCAGTCACCCCGTACAGCACTCCCTTTATTGTGCGGCTCTGCAGTAAATGGTCATCGAAGCTTCACGTCTCTGTTTGCAACACTGTATACTGCACCTCGAGCagtaaatgcaaaaacaaaaaaaggtcaaCGTAAGGTAAAAGTTGAGTCACAGGTCCGGTTCAGAAAGTCGGCTGTCTCTTACCTGTGTTGAGGAGAATTATGGCTTTCATGCAGAGAAACTCCTCGCGGGTTACTTGAAGGTTCGCAAACTCCTGGGGGATGAACTGGATCGCCAGGCAGAGGTCGTAAATCGGAGATCTCCTCATTTGCTCCCTGACagacacaagaaaaacaaacaaaagataaaacGGTTAATGTCTCTGAacgtgacttttttttttttgctttgtgaaGTGTAATTTCTGTGTGATGGCGGTTACTTACTGACTCAGGACCAGATCGGGTGCAAAGTATAAATATTCACTGTTGACGTTCTGAAAGGAGCGCCACCCAAGAGAGAACACCATCAGGTTCATCCACGAGTACTGGATGAGGGTCATCTGGTCAGTGATGTGAAGATTGCGAAACccttgaaagaaaaagaaaaaaaatcccacgTTAGAGAACATTGAATTTGTCAGCTTTTGcgcttttgtatttttgttttttttacagtggatGCAACTTGTGTCCTAACACGTGTGCAATAATATACCATCGCACCCATAATCCTCTTGTTTCAACATTTCCTGTGACAGTCAAATTATTTCACACAACTTGCAGTAACTTCTCTCATATCCAGTATTCGTGTCATTACAAGACCTCTCCTCtcagtcagtgttttttaaGGCTGAGACCTTCAGCGAGGCCTGACAGGAGGTCCCCATGGCGACAACTGTGGTGACCCTGAGCTGCAGAGAGCCGTTACCTGGCAGAGACTTGGACCACTTGACGATCCACAGCAGCTGTTTCTCGCACAGCCTGTTGAGACTGTTGAGCAGGAGATGGGCAACCTCTGGCTGGCTGTTGTCAAAACCCGAGTACACGACCTCCGGTTCAATGTTTTCCAGGATATTGATGATCTGCTGGGAGAACTGCACCTCGCGGATGCCTGGTATGCAAGACATGGAGTTCAAGGCCTGATTGTCGCTGGACATGGCCAAGTGAGACTGGAACATCAGGGACGGGGCCATACCCAAGGCTTTCAATGCCCCAAAACGCTTCAGCTTCCTGCCTGCGACATGAATACAAGGCCGGGTTAGATTTGATGACAAGGAGCACAATTTGTgctcataacacacacacacacacacggagcgtCAGTATCTTTCTTTCTGTACTTAGCAAATTCACACTTTGAGTTGCAGAATTGCTCAAACCTGCATTTGAAAAAAGAGTTTAATATCTCTGCCTACAAAAGGATCCAGTTCAATCGAATTCGTTCTACTGATCTTGGCACTCTTAACACTCGTTGACGCCAATCATGACTTCACATTGTGACTTGGTGCCACACGGCCACAGTCCCgcacaaaaagaaaacccaACCCACATTGTACCTCCGAGCATCATTCCAGCTTGATAGCACTTTCGGAGACGACACGCAGGGCAATTTTTCCTTCGGATTTTGTCCACAATGCAGTCATTACGCCCAGCGCAGAGATAACTATGGTGGCCTGTTGAGCGAAAGGGGGTGACAGACAATGCACACAATTTGAACAGCGCTTGATTCTGAAACACgtaagaaggaggagagggcaCATAATGAGGAGAAACATGATGAGGGGCTCTTGACTATCAACATGGTCTCTCCTAGACACTAAGGCAGCGCTCTGAGGAGGCGTCTAAAGAAGGAAAATTAGATAGAGGCAAGGCTGTGAGGACAGAGTGACACGGCCAAAGTGAGACATAGTGGCTCTTACATATCGCGCATAACAAGATAACGAGAAAAAAACGCTCAAGATGAAGGAACACGGTGAACACTGGTCAATGTGATACTGTTGCTAATGACCTTTAACGACTACCATAGAAGGTCAGTCGAATTTAACAAGGCAGCTCCCCCTTTACAGCCTGCAGCCCCTCATTTCATCTCTCATCTTTTAGTCGTGACGTTCTGAACAATACCCATTATTATGCATAGGAAAATTAAATGATGTAGCATAGTAGGGATTGTTCTCAAGTATCATATGTGTATGTACAAGAACAGTGAACATGCACCAACAGAACACAGGCAACAGAGAAAAGACACAGTGACCCAGGGTAGATTTAAGTTGGGGGAATTAAACTGAAGAGGGCCTGAAAGCCTGAAAGAGGCCATTAAACTGTCTGTAATAACTGATGGCTCAGCTTTTTCCCTTTCACAGCAGCCCCgatacaaaatgtatttgacttGGACAATATTTGCCAAGTAATAAATCGaattaaaaacaagaacttGTAGGTTGATTCTGCGAATAAGCACCTGAAGCAGATCAGAGACGCTCTCAACTCACCTTCGACTGCTCTTTTAAAAAAGACCTTACAGC from Sparus aurata chromosome 2, fSpaAur1.1, whole genome shotgun sequence harbors:
- the pgr gene encoding progesterone receptor isoform X1, with protein sequence MESEINERMSAISTSIADSTDTRVSDLIEAGYGNTKLSSGSPSLTCASSIVRNFGNTGTLIHGLNSSGDGAVFRDCDILDGSLVAKHFYARGEYLKCDSVPWVDFVNVQETNVAPSESLPGASLNLSAANGACKFIKDEKEPSVIMETPCPSFDPSSEIPALDTCCQTNNRKQQLGLSDSESNGFTPAALGPRPGLEGSPNFLIDLNQPEREQLPALSQVRTDSRCGLSGKAVTSFDANRHTAPQLTMYKSEVPRWQMQTSPAEPQYWVQSAGLTEEPFTHSGYDGIQSQLLSQRNPSPFSAFLGVPPQRMCMICGDEASGCHYGVLTCGSCKVFFKRAVEGHHSYLCAGRNDCIVDKIRRKNCPACRLRKCYQAGMMLGGRKLKRFGALKALGMAPSLMFQSHLAMSSDNQALNSMSCIPGIREVQFSQQIINILENIEPEVVYSGFDNSQPEVAHLLLNSLNRLCEKQLLWIVKWSKSLPGFRNLHITDQMTLIQYSWMNLMVFSLGWRSFQNVNSEYLYFAPDLVLSQEQMRRSPIYDLCLAIQFIPQEFANLQVTREEFLCMKAIILLNTVPLEGLKSQGAFEEMRQSYIRELTKAIHGREKGLVASSQRFYHLTKLMDAMHEIVKKVNLFCLTTFIQADAMKVEFPEMMSEVIASQLPKVLAGMVRPLLFHTK
- the pgr gene encoding progesterone receptor isoform X2 translates to MESEINERMSAISTSIADSTDTRVSDLIEAGYGNTKLSSGSPSLTCASSIVRNFGNTGTLIHGLNSSGDGAVFRDCDILDGSLVAKHFYARGEYLKCDSVPWVDFVNVQETNVAPSESLPGASLNLSAANGACKFIKDEKEPSVIMETPCPSFDPSSEIPALDTCCQTNNRKQQLGLSDSESNGFTPAALGPRPGLEGSPNFLIDLNQPEREQLPALSQVRTDSRCGLSGKAVTSFDANRHTAPQLTMYKSEVPRWQMQTSPAEPQYWVQSAGLTEEPFTHSGYDGIQSQLLSQRNPSPFSAFLGVPPQRMCMICGDEASGCHYGVLTCGSCKVFFKRAVEGHHSYLCAGRNDCIVDKIRRKNCPACRLRKCYQAGMMLGGRKLKRFGALKALGMAPSLMFQSHLAMSSDNQALNSMSCIPGIREVQFSQQIINILENIEPEVVYSGFDNSQPEVAHLLLNSLNRLCEKQLLWIVKWSKSLPGFRNLHITDQMTLIQYSWMNLMVFSLGWRSFQNVNSEYLYFAPDLVLSQEQMRRSPIYDLCLAIQFIPQEFANLQVTREEFLCMKAIILLNTVPLEGLKSQGAFEEMRQSYIRELTKAIHGREKGLVASSQRFYHLTKLMDAMHEADAMKVEFPEMMSEVIASQLPKVLAGMVRPLLFHTK